The window ATAACGCCTCAGGAAAACCGCCAAAATCATGTATTGTTTTTGGTTGAGCCATCGCAGTGACAGCAGTTCCGCGAGTATACCAGTGCGCCGATACCATCAATATCGCTTTAGGTTTAGGTAAAGAGCGACCGAGAGCTTCCCATGCCTGAGTATAAGGATTATCTGACACGGCATTCATTGGGCTGCCATGACCAATGAAAAGAGCTGGCATTCTGTTCGTTGACATGATATTTCATGCTCCATCTTACGAATTCTATTGCCAGAATACTCAGTTTTAGGGTGAATGACAGTAAGGTAGGCTTGACTATCTTCATCAAATAAATTGAAAAAGCCACAAAGGTGTGCAACTTTGTGGCTTTCATCTTATAAGCTAAACGTTTCTGTATGTTATCTGATTTAGCTTGCTTTCTTTTCGACTTGTAAGCGATATGCAACTAAATCTTCAATGGTCAATACCGTCAGGTTGTGCTCTCTTGCGAAAGCGACAACTTCTGGAGCGCGCGCCATCGTGCCATCATCATTCGTCAATTCACACAATACGCCCGCAGGTTTAAAGCCGGCTAATGTTGCAAGGTCGATACTTGCTTCGGTATGACCACGACGTACGAGAACACCGCCATCACGACCACGTAATGGAAATACGTGACCTGGGTGGTGAAGATCCGCAGGCACTGCATTGTCAGCGATAGCGGCACGAATAGTGGTAATACGATCGGCGGCTGAAACCCCTGTCGTGACTCCTTTTGCGGCTTCAATCGTAACCGTAAAAGCGGTGTTATTTTGGCTCGTATTATTTTGAACCATCATTGGTAATTCAAGCTGCTTACGACGTTCTTCAGTAATGCATAGACAAACAATACCGCTGCTATAACGGATTGTCATTGCCATTTGTTCTGGTGTCATCGTCTCAGCAGCAAAAACAAGGTCACCTTCGTTTTCACGATCTTCATCGTCAAGTACGAGTACGCCTTGACCTTGGCGCAATGCTTCAATAGCACGTTCAACACGTTCGATTGGATTACCGAATTCGGAAAGTAGCGTCTGATTCATGGTAAAAACCTCTTAAGTGATAATTTATTAGTTACCAGAATCAGGGCAGTCTTAGGAGTACGAGAACTGAATAAACACAATAGCCGTAAACGTGCTTTCTGCATATTCAGATATGAAAAGCAATACAGTGCCTCACAGCACAATGATGCTAATACCGTTATTCTCTCCCATCCGGACTATAACCGTCGGCTCCAGATT of the Providencia stuartii genome contains:
- the ribB gene encoding 3,4-dihydroxy-2-butanone-4-phosphate synthase, with protein sequence MNQTLLSEFGNPIERVERAIEALRQGQGVLVLDDEDRENEGDLVFAAETMTPEQMAMTIRYSSGIVCLCITEERRKQLELPMMVQNNTSQNNTAFTVTIEAAKGVTTGVSAADRITTIRAAIADNAVPADLHHPGHVFPLRGRDGGVLVRRGHTEASIDLATLAGFKPAGVLCELTNDDGTMARAPEVVAFAREHNLTVLTIEDLVAYRLQVEKKAS